A genomic window from Vigna radiata var. radiata cultivar VC1973A chromosome 2, Vradiata_ver6, whole genome shotgun sequence includes:
- the LOC106756086 gene encoding callose synthase 12, protein MSLRHRHPPPPAAGAPGRDDEPFNIIPLHNLLTDHPSLRFPEVRAAVAALRAVGDLRRPPFGQWRQNMDLLDWLALFFGFQRDNVRNQREHLVLHLANAQMRLTPPPDNIDTLDAGVLRRFRKKLLKNYGAWCSYLGKKSNIWISDNRRGGAGDDLRRELLYVSLYLLIWGEAANLRFMPECICYIFHNMANELNRILEDYIDENTGQPVMPSISGENAFLNMVVKPIYETVKREVDSSRNGTAPHSAWRNYDDINEYFWSRRCFEKLKWPLDIGSNFFVTAGGGGKHVGKTGFVEQRSFWNLLRSFDRLWVMLILFLQAAIIVAWEERKFPWQALEDRTVQVRVLTIFFTWSGLRFVQSLLDVGMQYKLVSRETIGLGVRMVLKCVVAAAWIVVFGVFYARIWTQRNQDRRWSPAANDRVVNFLEVVVVFLIPELLAVALFVLPWIRNFVEKTNWKIFYMLSWWFQTRSFVGRGLREGLVDNVKYSVFWVVVLATKFCFSYFLQVKPMIAPSKAVLDLKNVHYEWHEFFHNSNRLAVGLLWLPVVLIYLMDIQIWYSIYSSFAGAGVGLFAHLGEIRNMQQLKLRFQFFASAIQFNLMPEEQLLNTRGTLKSKFKDAIHRLKLRYGLGRPYRKLESNQIEANKFALIWNEIILSFREEDIISDKEFELLELPENSWNVRVIRWPCFLLCNELLLALSQAKELVDDSDKRLYKKICKSEYRRCAVIEAYDSVKHLLLAIIKHNTEEHSIVTVLFQEIGHSLEIEKFTKLFDTTALPKLHDKLIKLVQLLNRPVKDPNQVVNTLQALYEIAIRDFFKEQRNPDQLKEDGLAQQNPASGLLFENAIQLPDASNENFYRQVRRLYTILTSNDSMQNIPVNLEARRRIAFFSNSLFMNMPHAPQVEKMMAFSVLTPYYSEEVLYSKEQLRNENEDGVSILYYLQTIYDDEWKNFIERMRREGMTKDSDLWTDKLRDLRLWASYRGQTLSRTVRGMMYYYRALKMLTFLDSASEMDIREGARELVSMRPDSLHSSNSERSPSSKGLSRASSSVSLLFKGHEYGTALMKFTYVIACQIYGTQKEKKDPHADEILYLMQKNEALRVAYVDEKTTGRDEKEYYSVLVKYDQQLQKEVEIYRVKLPGPLKLGEGKPENQNHAIIFTRGDAVQTIDMNQDNYFEEALKMRNLLEEYRHYYGIRRPTILGVREHIFTGSVSSLAWFMSAQETSFVTLGQRVLANPLKVRMHYGHPDVFDRFWFLTRGGISKASRVINISEDIFAGFNCTLRGGNVTHHEYIQVGKGRDVGLNQVSMFEAKVASGNGEQILSRDVYRLGHRLDFFRMLSFFYTTVGFFFNTMMVILTVYAFLWGRLYLALSGVENAMESNSNNNEALGTILNQQFIVQLGLFTALPMIVENSLEHGFLQAIWDFLTMQLQLSSVFYTFSMGTRSHFFGRTVLHGGAKYRATGRGFVVEHKRFAEIYRLFARSHFVKAIELGLILVIYASHSPVATDTFVYIALTITSWFLVVSWIMAPFVFNPSGFDWLKTVYDFDDFMNWIWYSGSVFAKAEQSWERWWYEEQDHLKVTGLWGKLLEIILDLRFFFFQYGIVYQLGIAAGSTSIAVYLLSWIYVLVISGIYVVVVYARNKYAAKEHIYYRLVQFLVIILAILVIVGLLEFTKFKFIDIFTSLLAFVPTGWGLISIAQVFRPFLQSTIIWDGVVSVARLYDIMFGVIVMAPVALLSWLPGFQNMQTRILFNEAFSRGLRIFQIVTGKKSQS, encoded by the coding sequence ATGAGTCTCCGCCACCGTCACCCTCCGCCGCCGGCTGCCGGCGCTCCGGGACGCGACGATGAGCCTTTCAACATCATTCCCTTGCACAACCTCCTCACGGACCACCCGTCGCTCCGCTTCCCCGAGGTCCGCGCGGCGGTGGCGGCGCTGCGGGCAGTCGGGGACCTCCGACGACCTCCGTTCGGGCAATGGCGGCAGAACATGGACCTCCTCGACTGGCTTGCGCTCTTTTTCGGATTCCAGCGTGACAACGTTCGGAACCAGCGTGAGCATTTGGTTCTCCATCTTGCCAACGCTCAGATGCGCCTCACGCCGCCGCCGGACAACATCGACACGCTCGACGCCGGCGTGCTCCGGCGGTTCCGCAAGAAGTTGTTGAAAAACTACGGGGCGTGGTGCTCCTACCTCGGGAAGAAGTCCAACATCTGGATCTCCGACAACCGGCGTGGTGGCGCAGGGGACGACCTTCGACGTGAGCTGCTCTACGTGTCTCTGTATCTCTTGATCTGGGGGGAGGCTGCGAATCTTCGCTTCATGCCGGAGTGCATCTGCTATATCTTCCACAACATGGCGAACGAGTTGAACAGAATTTTGGAAGATTATATCGATGAGAACACTGGGCAGCCGGTTATGCCCTCGATTTCCGGTGAGAACGCGTTTTTGAACATGGTTGTGAAGCCTATTTATGAGACTGTTAAGCGTGAGGTTGATAGTAGTAGGAATGGTACTGCTCCTCATAGTGCTTGGAGGAACTATGAtgatattaatgaatatttttggaGTAGGAGGTGTTTTGAGAAGCTGAAGTGGCCTCTTGATATTGGGAGTAACTTCTTTGTTACTGCTGGTGGTGGTGGGAAGCATGTGGGGAAGACTGGGTTTGTGGAGCAGAGGTCGTTTTGGAATTTGCTTAGGAGTTTTGATAGGCTTTGGGTGATGTTGATATTATTTCTTCAGGCTGCTATTATTGTGGCTTGGGAAGAGAGGAAGTTCCCGTGGCAGGCTTTGGAGGATAGGACTGTGCAGGTCAGGGTTTTGACTATATTTTTCACTTGGAGTGGTTTGAGGTTTGTGCAGAGTTTGCTTGATGTGGGGATGCAGTATAAGTTGGTGTCTCGGGAGACAATTGGGCTTGGAGTGAGGATGGTGCTGAAGTGTGTTGTGGCCGCTGCCTGGATTGTTGTGTTTGGTGTGTTTTATGCCAGGATTTGGACGCAGAGGAACCAGGATAGGCGGTGGTCACCAGCAGCTAATGATCGGGTGGTGAACTTTCTGGAGGTTGTGGTTGTTTTCCTTATTCCGGAGCTTCTAGCTGTGGCTCTTTTTGTGCTTCCTTGGATTAGGAATTTTGTGGAGAAAACAAATTGGAAGATTTTCTACATGTTGTCATGGTGGTTTCAGACCAGGAGCTTTGTGGGACGTGGTTTGAGGGAAGGTCTTGTGGACAATGTGAAGTATTCAGTTTTCTGGGTTGTGGTGCTGGCCACGAAATTTTGCTTCAGTTACTTTTTGCAGGTGAAACCCATGATTGCTCCGTCAAAGGCAGTGTTGGACCTGAAAAATGTTCACTATGAATGGCATGAGTTTTTTCATAACAGCAACCGGTTGGCTGTGGGGTTGTTGTGGCTTCCAGTTGTGTTGATTTATCTTATGGATATACAGATTTGGTATTCAATATACTCGTCTTTTGCTGGGGCGGGTGTGGGGTTGTTTGCACACTTGGGTGAGATAAGAAATATGCAGCAGCTGAAATTGAGGTTCCAGTTTTTTGCCAGTGCAATTCAGTTTAATCTCATGCCTGAGGAGCAGTTATTGAATACAAGAGGAACATTGAAGAGTAAGTTTAAGGATGCCATTCACAGGCTGAAGCTCAGGTACGGTCTTGGTCGGCCCTATAGGAAGCTTGAGTCTAACCAGATTGAGGCCAACAAGTTTGCTTTGATATGGAATGAGATAATTCTGTCTTTTAGGGAGGAGGATATTATATCTGACAAAGAGTTTGAGTTGCTGGAGCTGCCTGAGAACTCTTGGAATGTCAGGGTAATCCGTTGGCCATGTTTTCTTCTCTGCAATGAGCTACTGTTGGCACTCAGTCAGGCCAAAGAGCTGGTTGATGATAGTGATAAGAGGCTTTATAAGAAGATATGCAAGAGTGAATACAGACGCTGTGCTGTCATTGAAGCTTATGACAGTGTCAAGCACTTGCTTCTTGCAATTATCAAGCACAACACCGAAGAACATTCTATTGTGACTGTTCTGTTTCAAGAAATTGGTCACTCTCTCGAGATTGAAAAATTCACTAAATTGTTTGATACAACTGCACTGCCTAAGCTCCACGACAAGTTGATAAAACTTGTTCAGTTATTAAACAGGCCGGTCAAAGATCCTAACCAAGTAGTGAATACCCTTCAAGCCCTTTATGAGATTGCTATCCGAGACTTTTTCAAGGAGCAAAGAAATCCTGATCAGCTAAAGGAGGATGGTTTGGCTCAACAGAATCCTGCTTCAGGTCTACTTTTTGAGAATGCCATTCAGTTACCTGATGCCAGCAATGAGAACTTCTATAGGCAGGTTCGGCGCTTGTACACAATTCTTACATCCAATGATTCAATGCAAAACATTCCAGTAAATTTAGAAGCTAGACGGAGAATTGCTTTCTTCAGTAACTCACTTTTTATGAACATGCCCCATGCTCCCCAAGTTGAGAAAATGATGGCTTTCAGTGTGCTAACACCTTACTATAGTGAAGAAGTCTTATACAGCAAAGAACAGCTCAGAAATGAGAATGAAGATGGGGTTTCAATCCTGTACTATTTGCAGACTATATATGATGATGAGTGGAAAAATTTTATAGAGAGGATGCGTCGAGAGGGAATGACTAAGGACAGTGATCTTTGGACTGATAAACTTAGGGATTTGAGGCTTTGGGCTTCCTATAGGGGCCAGACCCTATCACGGACAGTTAGAGGAATGATGTACTACTACCGGGCTCTCAAGATGTTGACTTTTCTGGATTCTGCATCAGAAATGGATATTAGAGAAGGTGCCCGGGAACTTGTTTCAATGAGACCAGATAGCTTACATAGTTCCAACTCTGAAAGGTCACCTTCCTCTAAGGGTTTAAGTAGGGCAAGCAGCTCGGTTAGTCTGTTATTCAAAGGCCATGAGTATGGGACTGCTTTAATGAAATTCACGTATGTGATTGCTTGTCAGATATATGGAACTCAGAAGGAAAAGAAGGATCCTCACGCTGATGAGATTTTGTATCTAATGCAAAAAAATGAGGCTCTACGAGTTGCTTATGTTGATGAGAAAACCACTGGAAGGGATGAGAAGGAGTATTACTCTGTTCTTGTTAAGTATGACCAACAGTTGCAGAAGGAGGTGGAAATTTACCGAGTAAAGTTGCCTGGGCCCTTGAAGCTCGGGGAAGGAAAGCCAGAAAATCAAAATCATGCCATAATCTTCACCCGTGGTGATGCAGTCCAGACTATTGATATGAATCAGGACAACTACTTTGAGGAAGCTCTTAAAATGCGAAATCTCTTGGAAGAATACAGGCATTACTATGGTATCCGAAGACCCACTATTTTGGGAGTTAGGGAACACATTTTTACGGGTTCTGTTTCTTCTCTTGCCTGGTTCATGTCAGCTCAGGAAACAAGTTTTGTCACCTTAGGGCAGAGGGTTTTGGCAAATCCTTTGAAAGTTAGAATGCATTATGGTCACCCAGATGTATTTGACAGATTTTGGTTCTTGACTCGAGGTGGTATCAGTAAAGCTTCCAGAGTGATCAACATAAGTGAGGACATCTTTGCTGGATTTAATTGTACTCTTCGTGGAGGGAATGTCACTCACCATGAATACATTCAGGTTGGAAAAGGAAGGGATGTTGGGTTGAATCAAGTATCAATGTTTGAAGCAAAGGTTGCTAGTGGAAATGGGGAGCAAATCCTAAGTAGAGATGTGTACAGATTGGGACATAGGCTGGATTTTTTCCGGATGCTGTCATTCTTCTACACTACTGTGGGGTTCTTCTTTAACACAATGATGGTGATTCTGACTGTATATGCATTTTTATGGGGTCGGCTATATCTTGCGCTTAGTGGTGTTGAGAATGCAATGGAAAGTAACAGCAATAACAATGAAGCACTTGGTACCATCTTGAATCAACAGTTCATCGTCCAACTTGGACTTTTCACTGCCCTTCCCATGATTGTAGAAAATTCCCTTGAGCATGGGTTCCTTCAAGCCATCTGGGATTTCTTGACAATGCAGCTCCAGCTTTCATCAGTTTTTTACACATTCTCAATGGGCACTCGTAGTCATTTCTTTGGTCGGACCGTTCTGCATGGTGGGGCGAAATATCGAGCTACTGGTCgtggttttgttgttgagcaCAAGAGATTTGCCGAAATCTATAGACTCTTTGCTCGTAGCCATTTTGTGAAAGCAATTGAGTTGGGGCTAATACTTGTAATTTATGCATCACATAGTCCTGTAGCTACTGACACTTTTGTTTATATAGCGTTGACGATCACTAGTTGGTTCTTAGTAGTGTCATGGATTATGGCGCCATTTGTGTTCAATCCTTCTGGCTTTGATTGGTTAAAAACTGTTTATGACTTTGATGATTTTATGAACTGGATTTGGTACAGTGGAAGTGTGTTTGCTAAAGCTGAACAGAGCTGGGAAAGGTGGTGGTATGAAGAACAGGATCATCTAAAGGTGACTGGCCTTTGGGGAAAGCTTTTGGAGATAATCTTAGACCTTCGATTCTTCTTTTTCCAATATGGAATTGTGTATCAGCTTGGTATTGCTGCTGGTAGTACCAGTATTGCTGTTTACTTGCTATCCTGGATTTATGTGCTTGTTATATCTGGGATTTATGTGGTGGTAGTGTATGCCCGGAACAAATACGCAGCTAAAGAGCACATCTATTATCGGCTGGTCCAGTTCCTTGTCATAATTCTTGCTATACTTGTGATAGTTGGTTTGCTGGAATTCactaaattcaaattcattgaTATTTTTACCAGCTTGCTGGCATTCGTTCCCACAGGTTGGGGCCTGATATCAATTGCCCAAGTATTCCGACCATTTTTGCAGTCCACTATCATTTGGGATGGTGTTGTTTCAGTGGCTCGTCTATATGACATAATGTTCGGAGTCATTGTTATGGCCCCTGTGGCACTCTTATCATGGTTGCCTGGATTTCAGAATATGCAAACCAGAATACTTTTCAATGAAGCATTCAGCAGGGGCCTCCGGATATTCCAGATTGTTACAGGGAAAAAATCACAGAGTTGA
- the LOC106756206 gene encoding RNA-binding protein 33, whose amino-acid sequence MASGSSGRGNSGSKGFDFGSDDILCSYDDYANRDSSSNGNHTDPDFHKARMSRTSMFPATAYNPPEDSLSQDVIATVEKSMKKYADNLMRFLEGISSRLSQLELYCYNLDKSIGEMRSDLTRDHVEQDSRLKSLEKHLQEVHRSVQILRDKQELADTQKELAKLQLAHKESSSSTHSQSNEERSSPTTDPKKTDNASDANNQQLALALPHQIAPQQQPAAPPAQAQAPAPNVTQAPQQPPYYMPPTPLQNPPVPQLPQNQYLPSDQQYRTPQLAPQPTPSQVTPSPPVQQFSHYQQQQPQPQQQHQQLQQQQQWSQQVPSPQPPSMQSQTRPPSPAMYPPYQPNQATNPSPAETLPNSMPMQVPYSGVPPPGSSRADTIPYGYGGAGRTVPQQPPPQQMKGSFPAPPGEMYGPTGSLPALPPPGSAYMMYEGEGGRAHHPPQPHFTQPGYPPTSGSLQNPPSHNLMVRNPNQSQFVRNHPYNELIEKLVSMGFRGDHVVSVIQRMEESGQAIDFNSVLDRLNVHSSVGPQRGWSG is encoded by the exons ATGGCGTCTGGATCATCGGGTCGCGGAAACTCTGGCTCCAAAGGGTTTGATTTCGGTTCCGACGACATCCTCTGCTCCTACGATGACTACGCCAATCGCGATTCCAGTTCCAACGGCAATCACACGGATCCG GATTTTCACAAAGCAAGGATGTCGAGGACTTCAATGTTTCCTGCTACTGCCTATAATCCACCTGAAGATTCTTTAAGCCAAGATGTGATTGCGACTGTAGAGAAGAGTATGAAAAAATATGCTGACAACCTCATGCGTTTTCTAGAGGGAATTAGTTCAAGGCTATCACAGTTGGAATTATACTGTTACAATCTTGACAAATCTATTGGAGAAATGAGATCAGATTTAACTCGTGACCATGTGGAGCAAGATTCAAGGCTGAAATCTCTTGAAAAGCACCTTCAAGAA GTTCACAGGTCTGTACAAATTTTAAGAGACAAGCAAGAGCTGGCTGACACTCAGAAAGAATTGGCCAAGCTTCAACTTGCTCACAAAGAATCATCTTCCTCCACCCATTCACAGTCCAATGAGGAGAGATCATCACCAACCACAGATCCTAAAAAAACTGACAATGCATCTGATGCAAACAACCAGCAGTTGGCTCTTGCTCTGCCTCATCAAATTGCCCCTCAGCAGCAGCCTGCAGCGCCTCCTGCTCAGGCTCAGGCACCTGCACCAAATGTGACTCAAGCCCCTCAGCAACCTCCTTATTACATGCCTCCCACCCCTCTGCAGAATCCACCTGTGCCCCAGCTTCCCCAGAACCAGTATTTGCCTTCTGATCAACAATATCGAACTCCCCAACTTGCCCCACAACCAACACCATCTCAAGTAACACCGTCCCCACCTGTGCAACAATTTTCTCACTATCAACAGCAACAGCCACAACCTCAACAACAACATCAGCAGCTCCAGCAGCAACAACAGTGGTCACAGCAGGTGCCATCACCTCAGCCACCCTCAATGCAATCTCAAACAAGACCCCCCTCTCCAGCTATGTACCCTCCATACCAGCCGAACCAAGCAACAAACCCATCACCTGCAGAAACACTTCCAAACAGCATGCCCATGCAAGTGCCATATTCAGGAGTTCCACCGCCAGGATCTAGCCGAGCTGACACAATACCATATGGATATGGAGGAGCTGGAAGAACAGTTCCACAACAGCCTCCACCCCAGCAGATGAAGGGTTCTTTTCCTGCACCACCAGGTGAAATGTATGGACCTACTGGTTCTCTCCCGGCCCTTCCTCCTCCTGGTAGTGCATACATGATGTACGAGGGTGAGGGAGGAAGAGCACATCATCCACCACAACCTCATTTTACTCAACCTGGATATCCTCCAACAAGTGGTTCCCTTCAGAACCCCCCAAGCCATAATCTAATGGTTCGAAATCCCAACCAGTCGCAGTTTGTCCGCAACCATCCCTACAATGAGTTGATTGAGAAATTGGTGAGCATGGGATTCAGGGGAGACCATGTTGTCAGTGTGATCCAGAGGATGGAGGAGAGTGGACAGGCCATTGATTTCAATTCGGTACTTGACAGGTTGAATGTGCATAGCTCTGTGGGTCCTCAGAGAGGATGGTCAGGGTGA